A stretch of Dama dama isolate Ldn47 chromosome 22, ASM3311817v1, whole genome shotgun sequence DNA encodes these proteins:
- the CBY1 gene encoding protein chibby homolog 1 isoform X2 has protein sequence MPLFGSTFSPKKTPPRKSASLSNLHNLDRSTREVELGLDYGTPTMNLAGQSLKFENGQWIAETGVSGGVERREAQRLRRRNQQLEEENNLLRLKVDILLDMLSETTAESHLMEKELDELKSVTRRRK, from the exons ATGCCTCTCTTTGGAAGTACGTTTAGTCCAAAGAAGACGCCCCCTCGGAAGTCGGCCTCTCTCTCCAACCTGCATAAT TTGGACCGGTCAACGCGGGAGGTGGAACTGGGCCTTGACTACGGAACCCCCACCATGAACCTGGCCGGGCAGAGCCTGAAGTTTGAGAACGGCCAATGGATAGCAG AGACGGGGGTTAGTGGAGGTGTGGAGCGGAGGGAGGCTCAGCGCCTGCGGAGACGGAACCAGCAGCTGGAAGAAGAGAACAACCTCTTGCGGCTGAAGGTGGACATCCTGCTGGACATG CTCTCGGAGACCACTGCTGAATCCCACTTGATGGAGAAAGAGCTGGATGAACTGAAGAGCGTCACCAGGCGGAGAAAATGA
- the CBY1 gene encoding protein chibby homolog 1 isoform X1, which produces MDAFWLKMPLFGSTFSPKKTPPRKSASLSNLHNLDRSTREVELGLDYGTPTMNLAGQSLKFENGQWIAETGVSGGVERREAQRLRRRNQQLEEENNLLRLKVDILLDMLSETTAESHLMEKELDELKSVTRRRK; this is translated from the exons ATGGACGCATTCTG GCTGAAGATGCCTCTCTTTGGAAGTACGTTTAGTCCAAAGAAGACGCCCCCTCGGAAGTCGGCCTCTCTCTCCAACCTGCATAAT TTGGACCGGTCAACGCGGGAGGTGGAACTGGGCCTTGACTACGGAACCCCCACCATGAACCTGGCCGGGCAGAGCCTGAAGTTTGAGAACGGCCAATGGATAGCAG AGACGGGGGTTAGTGGAGGTGTGGAGCGGAGGGAGGCTCAGCGCCTGCGGAGACGGAACCAGCAGCTGGAAGAAGAGAACAACCTCTTGCGGCTGAAGGTGGACATCCTGCTGGACATG CTCTCGGAGACCACTGCTGAATCCCACTTGATGGAGAAAGAGCTGGATGAACTGAAGAGCGTCACCAGGCGGAGAAAATGA